The Pirellulimonas nuda genome includes a region encoding these proteins:
- the glgB gene encoding 1,4-alpha-glucan branching protein GlgB — translation MRTQIALDSIGPLLEGRHENPFDVLGPHRVTEAGREATAVRALLPDAERVWVVDEASGLRRPMRKIHPAGLYEAVIDAQDRGVPGRADRPRATRGQGRCAGYQFCIHDKHGGEMTKHDPYAFTPLLTEYDYHLLGEGTHWQSYERLGAHLREIDGVKGVNFAVWAPNAEGVSVVGDFNGWNAKLHPMRKQIPSGIWELFLPELTAGTKYKFAVKQLGGRLVEKCDPYGFAAEVPPRTANIVTDLSTHQWQDDRWAAEREQRNGLDAPMSIYELHLGSWRRDPGEPSRWLSYSEIAPQLIEYCHKMGFTHVELMPVSEHPFTGSWGYQTVGYFAATSRYGRPEDLMAFVDALHQAGIGVFIDWVPAHFPKDDHGLRQFDGSALYEHADPRQGEHPDWGTMIFNYGRNEVTNFLLSNALFWLDKYHIDGLRVDAVASMLYLDYSREGGDWIPNKYGGRENLEAIDFVKKFNEEVHLQYPGVLTIAEESTAWGGVSRPTYLGGLGFSLKWNMGWMNDTLRYFRHEPIHRQYHHDELTFSLIYAFTENFCLPFSHDEVVHGKGSMLDQMPGDLWQKFANLRLLYGYQWTHPGKKLMFMGGEFGQWHEWNYDESLQWHLLEWESHQGMQKYVAHLNHLYQSEPALYEVDFDAEGFEWVDCHNYRDSILCYIRKGKDPQDYVIVCCNFTPVVREDYHLGVPEAVWYEEISNSDSAYFGGGDVGNGGGIQAEPIESHGRPASIYVTLPPLGVVVLKPRR, via the coding sequence GTGCGTACGCAAATCGCCCTAGATTCGATCGGCCCGTTGCTCGAAGGCCGGCACGAGAACCCATTTGACGTGCTGGGGCCGCACCGGGTGACCGAGGCCGGCCGCGAGGCGACCGCGGTGCGGGCCCTGCTGCCGGACGCGGAGCGGGTTTGGGTGGTGGACGAGGCGAGCGGTTTGCGGCGTCCGATGCGTAAGATCCACCCGGCCGGGTTGTATGAGGCGGTGATCGATGCCCAAGATAGAGGCGTCCCGGGGCGTGCCGATCGCCCCAGGGCGACGCGTGGGCAGGGACGCTGCGCCGGCTACCAGTTTTGCATCCATGACAAACACGGCGGCGAAATGACCAAACACGACCCCTACGCGTTTACCCCCCTGCTCACCGAGTACGACTACCACCTGCTGGGTGAGGGGACGCACTGGCAGAGCTACGAGCGCCTGGGCGCGCACCTCCGCGAGATCGACGGCGTGAAGGGTGTGAACTTCGCCGTCTGGGCGCCGAACGCCGAGGGGGTCAGCGTCGTCGGCGACTTCAACGGCTGGAACGCCAAGCTCCACCCGATGCGTAAGCAGATCCCCAGCGGGATCTGGGAGCTCTTCCTCCCGGAGCTCACCGCCGGCACCAAGTACAAGTTCGCCGTGAAGCAGCTGGGGGGACGCCTCGTTGAGAAGTGCGACCCCTACGGCTTCGCGGCCGAGGTGCCCCCGCGCACGGCCAACATCGTCACCGACCTCTCGACCCACCAGTGGCAGGACGACCGCTGGGCGGCCGAGCGTGAGCAACGCAACGGCCTCGACGCGCCGATGTCGATCTACGAGCTCCACCTGGGGAGCTGGCGCCGCGACCCCGGCGAGCCGTCGCGCTGGCTCAGCTACAGCGAGATCGCCCCGCAGTTGATCGAGTACTGCCACAAGATGGGCTTCACGCACGTCGAGCTGATGCCCGTCAGCGAGCACCCCTTCACCGGCAGTTGGGGCTACCAGACCGTCGGATACTTCGCCGCGACCAGCCGCTACGGCCGGCCCGAAGACCTGATGGCGTTCGTCGACGCGCTGCACCAGGCCGGCATCGGCGTGTTCATCGACTGGGTCCCCGCGCACTTCCCCAAGGACGACCACGGCCTGCGGCAGTTCGACGGCTCTGCGCTGTACGAGCACGCCGACCCGCGTCAGGGGGAGCACCCCGACTGGGGGACGATGATCTTCAACTACGGCCGCAACGAGGTCACCAACTTCCTGCTCTCCAACGCGTTGTTCTGGCTCGACAAGTACCACATCGACGGGCTGCGGGTCGACGCGGTGGCTTCGATGCTGTACCTCGACTACAGCCGTGAGGGGGGGGACTGGATCCCCAACAAGTACGGCGGGCGTGAGAACCTCGAGGCCATCGACTTCGTCAAGAAGTTCAACGAAGAGGTCCACCTGCAGTACCCGGGCGTGCTGACCATCGCGGAAGAGTCGACCGCCTGGGGCGGCGTGTCACGCCCCACCTACCTAGGCGGGCTGGGCTTCAGCCTGAAGTGGAACATGGGGTGGATGAACGACACCCTCCGCTACTTCCGCCACGAGCCCATCCACCGGCAGTACCACCACGACGAGCTGACGTTCTCGCTGATCTACGCGTTCACGGAGAACTTCTGCCTGCCGTTCAGCCACGACGAGGTGGTGCACGGCAAGGGCTCCATGCTCGACCAGATGCCGGGCGACCTGTGGCAGAAGTTCGCCAACCTGCGGCTGCTGTACGGGTACCAGTGGACCCACCCCGGCAAGAAGCTGATGTTCATGGGGGGCGAGTTCGGCCAGTGGCACGAGTGGAACTACGACGAGTCGCTGCAGTGGCACCTGCTAGAGTGGGAGAGCCACCAGGGGATGCAGAAGTACGTCGCCCACCTCAACCACCTCTACCAGTCGGAGCCGGCGCTGTACGAGGTGGACTTCGACGCCGAGGGCTTCGAGTGGGTCGACTGCCACAACTACCGCGACAGCATCCTCTGCTACATCCGCAAAGGAAAAGACCCGCAGGACTACGTGATCGTCTGCTGCAACTTCACCCCCGTGGTGCGTGAAGACTACCACCTCGGGGTCCCCGAAGCGGTCTGGTACGAAGAGATCAGCAACAGCGACTCGGCATACTTCGGCGGGGGCGACGTCGGCAACGGCGGCGGCATCCAGGCCGAGCCGATCGAGAGCCACGGGCGGCCCGCGTCGATCTACGTCACCCTGCCGCCGCTGGGCGTGGTGGTGCTCAAGCCGCGCCGCTAA
- a CDS encoding RNase H family protein, whose protein sequence is MDADFPRHLLLCETLVDSVGAARWRFVLHSIDSGQTLAASDHEPDAEGQRLELWAVVRGLEALAQPSRVALVSGSDYVRRGLDGGVAAWRAARWKWERFGRLVLVRDHDLWRRVDRALEIHQVEHRGAAIATAPAEEETGEVARPVPSQRRLRFDRSHAVAPDSFREPAVMIVRGRRGHSVRLSAPRDAAHHPLVAAS, encoded by the coding sequence GTGGACGCCGATTTCCCCAGACACCTGCTGTTGTGCGAGACGCTCGTGGATAGCGTCGGGGCCGCCCGTTGGCGGTTCGTGCTGCACTCGATCGACTCGGGCCAGACGCTGGCCGCCAGCGACCACGAGCCAGACGCAGAGGGCCAGCGGCTCGAGCTGTGGGCCGTGGTGCGGGGGCTGGAGGCGCTCGCCCAGCCGTCGCGTGTGGCGCTGGTGTCCGGCAGCGACTACGTCCGTCGCGGGCTCGACGGCGGTGTGGCCGCCTGGCGGGCGGCGCGTTGGAAGTGGGAGCGGTTCGGCCGGCTGGTGCTGGTGCGCGACCACGACCTGTGGCGGCGGGTCGACCGGGCGCTCGAGATCCACCAGGTCGAGCACCGTGGCGCAGCGATCGCCACGGCGCCGGCGGAGGAAGAAACGGGCGAGGTGGCCCGGCCCGTCCCCAGCCAGCGGCGGCTGCGGTTCGACCGGTCGCACGCCGTGGCGCCCGACTCGTTCCGCGAACCCGCTGTGATGATCGTCCGCGGCCGCCGCGGGCACAGCGTACGGCTCTCGGCGCCCCGAGACGCCGCCCATCACCCGTTGGTCGCTGCCAGCTAG
- a CDS encoding HD domain-containing protein codes for MGDLLTSVPEIAGLLAPEGMIRLPPGIDVPITPRVRALVDTPEFRRLAKISQLGLVSLVYPAARHTRYEHSLGVYRVALGFLSRLGADERFAALVGPADAELLLAAALLHDLGHWPFCHPIEDIRLPKTPEHEHFANSFLLEGEVADTLRDDWGVNPRDLVTLLSGKPTDRKSRLLQTILSGPIDVDKIDYLMRDSLHAGVPYGRNFDEARLVMSLCVNQAGDGIAITEKGKTAAEMMVFARYVMFSEVYWHHTVRSATAMLQRAFYLLHKGLDLDALFRMSEQTMIDAMTTAAGDGPAAELLDGLFGPTRVLYKRLAQYSLFEQPELYGRLARKPYPWLARCAEQFASVASTRLGRIVAPHEVLFDSPPVELEVEFDIDVYYPKERCYRRLGEVSPVVRTLAREQFDDYVKRVRLFVHPRVAEDLRRLKNLPDLLAEAIDRT; via the coding sequence GTGGGCGATTTGCTTACTTCTGTCCCAGAGATCGCCGGACTGCTTGCCCCCGAGGGGATGATCCGTCTCCCGCCGGGGATCGATGTGCCCATCACGCCACGGGTTCGGGCGTTGGTCGACACGCCGGAGTTCCGCCGGTTGGCCAAGATCAGCCAGCTTGGCCTGGTGAGCCTGGTCTACCCTGCCGCGCGGCACACGCGCTACGAGCACTCGCTGGGGGTCTACCGCGTGGCGCTCGGCTTCTTGTCGCGGCTGGGGGCGGACGAGCGATTCGCCGCGCTGGTGGGGCCCGCCGACGCCGAGCTGCTGCTGGCGGCGGCGCTGCTGCACGACCTGGGGCACTGGCCCTTCTGCCACCCGATCGAAGATATCCGCCTGCCGAAAACCCCCGAGCACGAGCACTTCGCCAACAGCTTCCTGCTGGAGGGCGAGGTGGCCGACACGCTGCGGGACGACTGGGGGGTGAACCCACGCGACCTGGTGACGCTGCTCTCCGGCAAGCCGACCGACCGCAAGAGCCGGCTGCTGCAGACGATCCTCTCGGGGCCGATCGATGTCGACAAGATCGACTACCTGATGCGCGACAGCCTGCACGCGGGGGTCCCCTACGGGAGGAACTTCGACGAGGCGCGGCTGGTGATGAGCCTGTGTGTGAACCAGGCGGGGGACGGCATCGCCATCACCGAGAAGGGGAAGACCGCCGCAGAGATGATGGTGTTCGCCCGCTACGTGATGTTCAGCGAGGTGTACTGGCACCACACAGTGCGCTCGGCCACGGCGATGCTGCAGCGGGCGTTCTACTTGCTGCACAAGGGGCTCGACCTCGACGCGCTGTTCCGCATGAGCGAGCAGACGATGATCGACGCCATGACGACCGCCGCGGGGGACGGGCCCGCGGCGGAGCTGCTGGATGGCCTGTTTGGGCCGACGCGCGTGCTCTACAAGCGGCTCGCCCAGTACAGCCTGTTCGAGCAGCCGGAGCTGTACGGCCGGCTGGCGCGGAAGCCCTACCCGTGGCTGGCGCGGTGCGCGGAGCAGTTCGCCTCGGTCGCCAGCACGCGGCTGGGGCGGATCGTGGCGCCGCACGAGGTGCTGTTCGACTCGCCGCCGGTAGAGCTGGAGGTGGAGTTCGACATCGACGTCTACTACCCCAAAGAGCGGTGCTACCGCCGGTTGGGAGAAGTCTCGCCCGTGGTCCGCACGCTGGCCCGTGAGCAGTTCGACGACTACGTCAAACGGGTCCGGCTGTTCGTCCACCCGCGGGTAGCGGAAGACCTACGCCGGCTCAAGAACCTGCCGGACCTGCTGGCCGAGGCGATCGACCGGACGTAG
- a CDS encoding acetolactate synthase, with protein MSIGEGAGTDFSTMRGRDYPTIRQFTVFLENRVGQLMEMVRRFEGSSVRIVALTISDSTECALVRFLLSDPEAGREILERAGLAIVESDLIGVELPDRPQPLLQVCTALLAAEINITQVYPLLVRPASRPAVALMVDNIEHALETLESKGFHTINEDELKQLE; from the coding sequence ATGAGTATTGGCGAGGGGGCGGGGACCGACTTCTCCACCATGCGGGGGCGTGACTACCCCACCATCCGGCAGTTCACCGTATTCCTCGAGAACCGCGTCGGCCAGCTCATGGAGATGGTCCGTCGGTTCGAGGGGAGCAGCGTGCGGATCGTCGCGCTGACGATCTCGGACTCGACCGAGTGCGCGCTCGTGCGGTTCTTGCTGAGCGACCCGGAAGCAGGCCGCGAGATCCTGGAACGCGCCGGCCTGGCGATCGTAGAGTCCGACCTGATCGGCGTCGAACTGCCGGACCGGCCGCAGCCGCTGCTGCAGGTCTGCACGGCGCTTTTGGCCGCAGAGATCAACATCACGCAGGTCTACCCCCTGCTGGTGCGTCCCGCGAGCCGCCCGGCCGTGGCGTTGATGGTGGACAACATCGAGCACGCGCTGGAAACGCTCGAATCCAAGGGCTTCCACACGATCAACGAAGACGAGCTGAAGCAGTTGGAATGA
- a CDS encoding acyl-CoA thioesterase, which produces MSREHEIEFRVRYYETDAQGVVHHANYLKYFEMARVEQLLAAGHDYAELEASGVVLVVAKASCRYLRPSRFGDVLRLVIRTERARGARIDHVYRVLRGDEVIAEGETTLACVNRDGELQRLPDFLTIND; this is translated from the coding sequence ATGAGCCGAGAACACGAGATCGAGTTCCGCGTGCGGTACTACGAAACCGACGCCCAGGGGGTGGTCCACCACGCCAACTACCTCAAGTACTTTGAGATGGCCCGCGTCGAGCAGCTTCTGGCCGCCGGGCACGATTACGCCGAGCTCGAGGCCTCCGGCGTGGTGCTGGTGGTGGCCAAAGCAAGCTGCCGGTACCTGCGGCCCAGCCGCTTTGGCGACGTGCTGCGGCTGGTGATCCGGACCGAGCGCGCCCGCGGCGCCCGTATCGATCACGTTTACCGCGTGCTCCGCGGCGACGAAGTAATCGCCGAGGGGGAGACCACCCTGGCCTGCGTCAATCGCGACGGCGAGCTGCAACGCCTGCCTGATTTTTTGACCATCAACGATTGA
- a CDS encoding DJ-1/PfpI family protein has protein sequence MPKRVLMIVGDYVEDYEVMVPFQMLQLLGHEPHAVCPDKVSGDTVATAIHDFEGDQTFTEKPGHRFRLNGDFSAASETHFDALLIPGGRSPEYLRVDPRVIELVQGFARAGKPIAATCHAAQLLAAADVIRGRRMQAYPACRPDVELAGGLWDEPSPELDSACVDGNLVTAPAWPANAAWVKAFARVLDAC, from the coding sequence ATGCCCAAACGCGTGCTGATGATCGTCGGCGACTACGTCGAGGACTACGAAGTGATGGTCCCGTTCCAGATGCTCCAGCTCCTGGGGCACGAGCCGCACGCTGTCTGCCCCGACAAGGTGTCCGGCGACACCGTGGCGACCGCGATCCACGATTTCGAAGGGGACCAGACTTTCACCGAGAAGCCGGGGCACCGTTTCCGCCTGAACGGAGACTTCTCCGCAGCCAGCGAGACGCACTTCGACGCCCTGCTGATCCCCGGCGGGCGGTCGCCGGAGTACCTGCGGGTCGATCCCCGCGTGATCGAGCTGGTGCAGGGCTTTGCCCGCGCCGGCAAGCCGATCGCAGCCACCTGCCACGCGGCCCAGTTGCTGGCCGCGGCCGACGTGATCCGCGGGCGTCGGATGCAGGCCTACCCTGCGTGCCGCCCCGACGTAGAGCTGGCCGGCGGGCTGTGGGACGAGCCCTCGCCGGAGCTCGATAGCGCGTGCGTGGACGGCAACCTAGTCACGGCGCCCGCCTGGCCCGCCAACGCCGCCTGGGTGAAGGCGTTCGCCCGGGTGCTCGACGCCTGCTAG
- a CDS encoding MgtC/SapB family protein, whose product MEFDLAAFTDQSIRLAVAVALGGVIGAERELDGHWAGVRTHMMVSLGAAIFSIVAQPFCQESPAQITRVIQGVAAGIGFLGAGTILKLDHKRKVMGLTTAASIWLAAAVGTAVGLGQLPLAVASTAMAIVVLLFLRPLRWLLSKLGRDEPHQRSEESDS is encoded by the coding sequence ATGGAATTCGACCTCGCCGCCTTCACCGATCAATCCATCCGCCTCGCGGTCGCCGTGGCGTTGGGCGGGGTGATCGGGGCCGAGCGCGAGCTGGACGGCCACTGGGCCGGCGTGCGGACGCACATGATGGTTTCCCTGGGTGCCGCGATCTTCTCAATCGTCGCCCAGCCGTTCTGCCAAGAGTCGCCCGCGCAGATTACCCGCGTCATCCAGGGGGTCGCCGCGGGCATCGGCTTCCTGGGCGCCGGCACCATCCTCAAGCTCGACCACAAACGCAAGGTGATGGGGCTCACCACCGCGGCTAGCATCTGGCTTGCCGCGGCCGTCGGAACGGCGGTCGGTTTGGGGCAGCTTCCGTTAGCCGTCGCCTCAACGGCGATGGCCATCGTGGTGCTGCTGTTCTTGCGGCCGCTCCGCTGGCTGCTCAGCAAGCTCGGGCGGGACGAGCCGCACCAGCGGAGCGAGGAATCGGATTCCTAG
- the rpsP gene encoding 30S ribosomal protein S16 has product MAVRIRMKKMGKKHRQFFRICAVDRRAPRDGKVLEELGTYDPHVAETDARTILKTDRVAYWLGVGAEPSEKVAVLIKKYGPDGTHIEAQKSALDRVAMAPEIPHPGEPASKPKSKEEVAAEQAAAEAPAEAAPAEGAAEQASTEGEETKQAAEQPAEAAAE; this is encoded by the coding sequence GTGGCTGTTCGTATCCGCATGAAGAAGATGGGGAAGAAGCACCGGCAGTTCTTCCGGATTTGCGCCGTCGACCGCCGCGCGCCGCGTGACGGCAAAGTGCTCGAGGAGCTGGGCACGTACGACCCGCACGTCGCGGAGACGGACGCCCGGACCATCCTCAAGACCGATCGCGTTGCCTACTGGCTAGGGGTTGGCGCCGAGCCGAGCGAGAAGGTGGCAGTGCTGATCAAGAAGTACGGGCCGGACGGCACGCACATCGAAGCCCAGAAGTCGGCGCTCGATCGGGTGGCGATGGCCCCCGAGATCCCGCACCCGGGCGAGCCGGCGTCGAAGCCCAAGAGTAAAGAAGAAGTCGCGGCCGAGCAGGCCGCTGCCGAGGCCCCGGCCGAAGCGGCTCCGGCAGAAGGCGCGGCCGAGCAAGCCTCGACCGAAGGCGAAGAAACCAAGCAAGCAGCGGAACAGCCCGCCGAGGCAGCGGCCGAGTAG
- the trmD gene encoding tRNA (guanosine(37)-N1)-methyltransferase TrmD, whose amino-acid sequence MRFDVLTLFPEMFPGYLGQSLLKLAIQRGIVETGLHNIRDWSRDKHHAVDDRPFGGGPGMLLKPEPVVECVEEVRSRCSPAGRLILLTPQGRRFDQRLAEEFALSQRLMLLCGRYEGFDQRVMDLLAPEEVSVGDYVLNGGEVAAMVIIDAVVRLIPGVLGDEQSSVEDSFSRGNRMLEHAQYTRPREYRGRSVPEVLLSGDHEQIARWREASRTERTESRRSDLLSAGQADSKTQAEPKTQETDSRGTKP is encoded by the coding sequence ATGCGGTTCGACGTGCTGACCCTGTTCCCGGAGATGTTCCCCGGATACCTGGGGCAGAGCCTACTGAAGCTGGCGATCCAGCGCGGCATTGTGGAGACCGGACTCCACAACATCCGCGATTGGTCGCGGGACAAGCACCACGCCGTGGACGACCGCCCCTTCGGGGGAGGGCCCGGCATGCTGCTCAAGCCCGAACCGGTTGTTGAGTGCGTTGAGGAGGTCCGATCCCGCTGCTCGCCGGCCGGCCGGCTGATCCTGCTGACCCCACAAGGGAGGCGGTTTGATCAACGGCTGGCAGAAGAGTTCGCACTGTCGCAGCGGCTGATGCTGCTCTGCGGGCGGTACGAGGGGTTCGACCAACGGGTGATGGACCTGCTGGCGCCCGAAGAAGTGTCCGTCGGCGACTACGTGCTCAACGGGGGCGAGGTCGCCGCGATGGTGATTATCGACGCGGTGGTCCGGCTGATCCCCGGCGTGCTGGGGGATGAGCAGAGCAGCGTGGAGGACTCGTTCTCCCGCGGCAACCGGATGTTGGAGCACGCCCAGTACACAAGGCCGCGCGAGTACCGCGGCAGAAGCGTTCCAGAGGTGCTGCTCTCGGGAGACCACGAGCAGATCGCCCGGTGGCGGGAAGCAAGCCGGACCGAGCGGACCGAGTCCCGCCGCAGCGACCTGCTGAGCGCCGGACAAGCAGACTCGAAGACCCAAGCAGAGCCAAAGACCCAAGAGACCGATTCCCGGGGAACCAAGCCATGA
- the rplS gene encoding 50S ribosomal protein L19, with translation MNQQTLLAAVEAASLKEEKPAFDVGDTVDVHTRILEGNKERIQVFSGVVIAKSGEGAKEMFTVRRIVNNEGVERKFPIHSPKIAMVDVKRRSRVRRAKLYFLRERTGKAVRLRERKDENFSKK, from the coding sequence ATGAATCAGCAGACCCTGTTGGCGGCCGTCGAGGCCGCGAGCCTGAAAGAAGAGAAGCCCGCGTTCGACGTCGGCGACACCGTTGACGTGCACACTCGGATCCTCGAAGGCAACAAAGAGCGGATCCAGGTGTTCAGCGGCGTCGTCATCGCCAAGAGCGGCGAGGGCGCCAAGGAGATGTTCACGGTCCGCCGGATCGTGAACAACGAGGGGGTCGAGCGCAAGTTCCCGATCCACTCCCCCAAGATCGCGATGGTCGACGTCAAGCGTCGCAGCCGCGTCCGCCGGGCGAAGCTCTACTTCCTCCGCGAACGCACCGGCAAGGCGGTTCGGCTGCGTGAGCGTAAGGACGAGAACTTCTCGAAGAAGTGA
- a CDS encoding YraN family protein yields MTRRWAPLWAAVRPPFWPERALPLGPRGERHAARMLRRSGYKIVAGGARSRFGEIDLIAVQGRTIVFVEVKTRRTTRAGDPADAVGASKQQRIAASALAFLKSHGLLEHAARFDVIAIVWPADARRPASARHFENAFSPPGFGQFFS; encoded by the coding sequence GTGACCCGACGCTGGGCCCCGCTGTGGGCCGCAGTCCGGCCTCCCTTCTGGCCCGAACGGGCGCTGCCGCTCGGCCCGCGGGGCGAACGCCACGCGGCCCGCATGCTGCGCAGGTCCGGCTACAAGATCGTCGCCGGGGGCGCCCGCTCGCGGTTCGGCGAGATCGACCTGATCGCCGTCCAGGGCCGCACGATCGTCTTCGTAGAAGTCAAAACGCGACGCACCACCCGCGCCGGCGACCCGGCCGACGCCGTCGGCGCCAGCAAGCAGCAGCGGATCGCCGCCTCGGCGCTGGCGTTCCTCAAGTCGCACGGGCTGCTCGAGCACGCGGCCCGGTTTGACGTGATCGCCATCGTGTGGCCGGCCGACGCGCGGCGGCCCGCCTCGGCCCGGCACTTCGAGAACGCTTTCTCACCGCCGGGCTTCGGGCAGTTCTTTTCTTGA
- a CDS encoding DUF1444 family protein has translation MGLLDRFRKRLTPDSFAELLTKRLRAAGEQSEIVYDAKTFTLHRGGVEAITYLGNIFSEYERADADHREQVLRTFLATWFTAQLELPAELDDARPDILAAVRTRAYFEVGVPLMALLAGGEAPPSDQMAYADIAGCLAVTPVYDLPTSIRQLDARDLEAWGVTLYEALEIARINLTETTRECAKAGDVYVFAHGDSHDAARILLTDLLGSLDVEGETIAMAPNRELLLVTGSENEEGLKDMAEMARKSLEHERGISGTALRLELGEWAVWLPDASHAAYPALSLLHAQTLVGEYEQQRELLTLQQQQQGADRLFVSSFNATQDQKTGRVNTYCIWPEGMPALLPRTDRVVLSTTGPDGKPSGIVAAAEWGRVEQEVGLRMAPVEAYPERWRVESFPGPEELARIGMADWAAG, from the coding sequence ATGGGATTGCTGGACAGGTTTCGCAAGCGTCTGACCCCCGACAGCTTCGCAGAGCTGCTCACCAAGCGGCTGCGGGCCGCCGGTGAACAGAGCGAGATCGTGTACGACGCCAAGACGTTCACGCTCCACCGCGGCGGGGTCGAAGCGATCACGTACCTCGGCAACATCTTCTCCGAGTACGAACGCGCAGACGCCGACCACCGCGAGCAGGTGCTGCGGACCTTCTTGGCGACCTGGTTCACCGCCCAGCTCGAGCTGCCTGCCGAGCTCGACGACGCCCGCCCCGACATCCTCGCCGCGGTCCGGACGCGGGCCTACTTCGAGGTGGGGGTGCCGCTGATGGCGCTATTGGCCGGCGGAGAGGCGCCCCCCAGCGACCAGATGGCGTACGCCGACATCGCCGGCTGCTTGGCGGTGACCCCCGTGTACGACCTGCCGACGTCGATCCGCCAACTCGACGCCCGCGACCTCGAGGCCTGGGGGGTGACGCTGTACGAGGCGCTGGAGATCGCGCGCATCAACCTCACCGAGACGACGCGTGAGTGCGCCAAGGCGGGCGACGTGTACGTGTTCGCCCACGGCGACAGCCACGACGCCGCGCGGATCTTGCTCACCGACCTGCTGGGATCGCTCGACGTCGAGGGAGAGACCATCGCGATGGCCCCCAACCGCGAGCTGCTGCTGGTGACCGGGAGCGAGAACGAAGAGGGGCTGAAGGACATGGCCGAGATGGCCCGCAAGTCGCTCGAGCACGAACGCGGCATCTCGGGGACCGCGTTGCGGTTGGAGCTGGGCGAGTGGGCTGTTTGGCTGCCGGACGCCTCCCACGCGGCGTACCCTGCCCTCTCGCTGCTGCACGCCCAAACGCTGGTGGGGGAGTACGAACAGCAGCGGGAGCTGTTGACGCTGCAGCAGCAACAACAGGGCGCCGACCGCTTGTTTGTTTCTTCGTTCAACGCCACGCAGGACCAGAAGACCGGCCGCGTGAACACCTACTGCATCTGGCCCGAAGGGATGCCGGCGTTGCTCCCGCGGACCGACCGGGTGGTGCTGTCGACCACAGGCCCGGACGGCAAGCCGTCCGGCATCGTCGCGGCCGCCGAGTGGGGACGCGTGGAGCAGGAAGTGGGCCTGCGGATGGCGCCCGTAGAAGCCTACCCAGAACGCTGGCGGGTCGAGAGCTTCCCCGGGCCCGAAGAGCTGGCGCGGATCGGCATGGCCGACTGGGCCGCGGGTTGA
- a CDS encoding putative molybdenum carrier protein — translation MNPATDLTIISGGQTGADRAALDFALAAGLAHGGWAPRGRRAEDGPIDPRYGLRETPGWEYSQRTQWNIRDSDATVVFSLAEGVIGGTRLTIELARRLGKPWLHLPRDVGDKAAGDREAACGAALRGFLTAYRVRRLNVAGPRASQAPGIEAFVDGVLRAALSTQ, via the coding sequence GTGAACCCCGCGACCGACCTGACGATCATCTCAGGCGGCCAGACGGGCGCCGACCGGGCGGCGCTCGACTTCGCCCTGGCGGCGGGGCTGGCGCACGGAGGCTGGGCGCCCCGTGGCCGCCGGGCCGAGGACGGCCCGATCGATCCCCGCTACGGCCTGCGTGAAACGCCCGGCTGGGAGTACAGCCAGCGGACCCAGTGGAACATCCGCGACAGCGACGCCACCGTGGTGTTCAGCCTGGCCGAGGGGGTCATCGGCGGGACGCGCCTCACCATCGAGCTGGCCCGCCGGCTCGGCAAGCCGTGGCTCCACCTGCCGCGCGACGTCGGCGACAAGGCCGCCGGCGATCGGGAAGCGGCCTGCGGCGCCGCGCTGCGCGGCTTCCTGACCGCGTACCGAGTGCGCAGGCTCAACGTCGCGGGCCCACGGGCCTCGCAGGCGCCGGGGATCGAGGCGTTTGTCGATGGCGTGCTCCGCGCCGCCCTATCAACCCAGTGA